A region of Thermococcus barossii DNA encodes the following proteins:
- a CDS encoding ABC transporter substrate-binding protein: protein MRRQYATLALVFLVVFSVVASGCISGGGGGEEKPTTIVIGVTDKVTDLDPANAYDFYTWEVLNNVMEGLVKYKPGTLEIEPALAESWEVNEDSTVWTFHLRKDLKFADGTPLTAKDVVRSIERVMTIQGDPSWLVTDFVDKVEAKDDYTVVFYLKQPTAYFLALLTTPPYFPVHPDYAPDQIQSDQTAGGAGPYKIIKWVRDEELVLEANPNYYGEKPKTEKIIIKFYRDASTMRLALQNGEIDIAWRTLRPSDIDSLKKDENFNVIEVPGGFIRYICLNTKNDPTSNVKVRQALAAAVDRPEIAQKVFMGTVEPLYSLIPNGMWSHKDVFKEKYGDGNLDLAKQLLSEAGYSESNPLEIQLWYTPTHYGDTEADLAQMLKEQWEKTGMIKVTIKSAEWGTYTDYARNGQMQVYLLGWYPDYLDPDDYTTPFLKTGANKWAGTGYSNPTMDDLLSQAQRLSDQNERTKLYEQVQDILAQDVPYIPLIQGKLFVVTQKNVKGVTIGPDMIFRYSTLYKE, encoded by the coding sequence ATGCGACGGCAGTATGCGACATTGGCCCTGGTGTTTTTGGTTGTTTTTTCTGTCGTTGCCAGCGGCTGCATAAGCGGCGGTGGAGGCGGCGAAGAAAAGCCAACGACGATAGTGATAGGAGTCACTGACAAGGTAACCGACCTCGACCCGGCCAACGCCTACGACTTCTACACATGGGAGGTTCTCAACAACGTCATGGAGGGCTTGGTGAAGTACAAGCCGGGCACCCTGGAAATTGAACCTGCCCTGGCAGAGAGCTGGGAGGTCAACGAGGACTCGACAGTTTGGACCTTCCACCTAAGGAAGGACCTCAAATTCGCGGACGGAACCCCCCTCACGGCCAAGGACGTGGTCAGGAGCATCGAGAGAGTAATGACCATTCAGGGCGACCCCTCGTGGCTCGTTACCGACTTCGTGGACAAGGTGGAGGCCAAGGATGACTACACGGTTGTCTTCTACCTCAAGCAGCCAACCGCATACTTCTTAGCGCTCCTGACGACCCCGCCGTACTTCCCGGTTCACCCGGACTACGCCCCCGACCAGATACAGAGCGACCAGACCGCCGGCGGTGCGGGCCCCTACAAGATAATCAAATGGGTTCGTGATGAGGAGCTCGTTCTTGAGGCCAACCCGAACTACTACGGAGAGAAGCCGAAGACCGAGAAGATAATCATCAAGTTCTACCGCGACGCCTCGACCATGCGCCTCGCCCTCCAGAACGGCGAGATAGACATCGCCTGGAGGACCCTCAGGCCCAGTGATATAGACAGCCTGAAGAAGGACGAGAACTTCAACGTCATAGAGGTTCCGGGCGGATTCATCCGCTACATCTGCCTCAACACCAAGAACGACCCGACGAGCAACGTCAAGGTCAGGCAGGCGCTCGCGGCGGCCGTTGACAGGCCGGAAATAGCCCAGAAGGTATTCATGGGAACCGTCGAGCCACTCTACAGCCTAATACCGAACGGAATGTGGAGCCACAAGGACGTCTTCAAGGAGAAGTACGGCGACGGCAACCTTGACCTTGCCAAGCAGCTCCTCAGCGAGGCAGGCTACTCCGAGAGCAACCCGCTGGAGATACAGCTCTGGTACACGCCGACCCATTACGGGGACACGGAGGCGGACCTTGCCCAGATGCTCAAGGAGCAGTGGGAAAAGACCGGAATGATAAAGGTCACCATAAAGAGCGCCGAATGGGGAACCTACACCGACTACGCCAGGAACGGCCAGATGCAGGTCTACCTGCTCGGCTGGTACCCGGACTACCTCGACCCCGACGACTACACCACCCCGTTCCTTAAGACCGGCGCCAACAAGTGGGCCGGAACCGGCTACTCCAACCCGACGATGGACGACCTCCTGAGCCAGGCCCAGAGGCTCAGCGACCAGAACGAGAGGACGAAGCTCTACGAGCAGGTTCAGGATATACTGGCGCAGGACGTTCCCTACATACCGCTGATACAGGGCAAGCTCTTCGTGGTTACCCAGAAGAACGTCAAGGGAGTAACGATAGGCCCGGACATGATATTCCGCTACTCGACCCTCTACAAGGAGTGA
- a CDS encoding ABC transporter permease produces MARGLGQYIIIRALMIIPTILILYTLVFFFLRILPGNPVMAVVGTKNIPPEQLEHLMHMAGLDKPLYVQYFDYLKGVLHGDFGVTLAFPMGKPVWDYIAQRFPATLELALWAFTVSVLLGLLTGVIGATRKGTKTDTAMRVYSIIAYTLFIPWFGMMLQYLFGIHLHWLPTSGRLDPGVNLHTITGLYVLDSILTANWDALVSSVRHLILPALTLGIVLSGAYTRLVRNNMVDVLSQDFIRAYHARGVADRKVMWYALKNAFIPVVTLMGLQFAILLGGAVLTETTFSWPGMGTFLVDRIDYRDYNAIQGAVIFFAFFVGIISLIVDIVYALLDPRVKY; encoded by the coding sequence GTGGCCAGGGGACTCGGTCAGTACATAATAATCAGGGCGCTCATGATAATTCCGACGATCCTCATTCTCTACACCCTCGTGTTCTTTTTCCTGAGAATCCTTCCCGGAAACCCGGTTATGGCCGTAGTTGGAACGAAGAACATTCCCCCAGAGCAGCTGGAGCACCTCATGCACATGGCCGGGCTGGACAAGCCCCTGTACGTCCAGTACTTCGACTACCTCAAGGGTGTCCTCCACGGAGATTTTGGCGTAACCTTGGCGTTTCCGATGGGAAAGCCCGTGTGGGACTACATAGCCCAGCGCTTCCCGGCGACGCTGGAGCTCGCCCTCTGGGCCTTCACCGTCAGCGTGCTCCTCGGCCTCCTGACCGGAGTGATAGGCGCCACAAGGAAAGGGACGAAGACGGACACGGCGATGAGGGTGTACAGCATAATCGCCTACACGCTCTTCATACCCTGGTTCGGTATGATGCTCCAGTACCTCTTCGGCATCCACCTGCACTGGCTGCCCACTTCAGGCAGACTCGACCCGGGGGTTAATCTGCACACGATAACGGGCCTCTACGTCCTGGACAGCATCCTTACAGCCAACTGGGACGCCCTCGTGAGCTCCGTTAGGCACCTCATCCTGCCGGCTCTCACCCTGGGAATCGTCCTCAGCGGGGCTTACACGAGGCTGGTGAGGAACAACATGGTTGACGTCCTCAGCCAGGACTTCATAAGGGCCTACCACGCGAGGGGCGTTGCCGACAGGAAGGTGATGTGGTACGCCCTTAAGAACGCGTTCATACCGGTAGTTACCCTGATGGGACTCCAGTTCGCGATACTCCTGGGAGGAGCTGTTCTCACCGAGACGACCTTCAGCTGGCCGGGAATGGGAACTTTTCTGGTGGACAGGATAGACTACCGCGACTACAACGCCATCCAGGGTGCGGTGATATTCTTCGCCTTCTTCGTCGGCATCATCAGCCTCATAGTGGACATAGTCTACGCGCTGCTCGACCCGAGGGTGAAGTACTGA
- a CDS encoding ABC transporter permease, whose amino-acid sequence MEIAGKLTEFVFGKKPGRGMLIFGIIIVLIVVIMAVFAPWIAPYDPTQSSDDVFAPPSHDHLMGTNRLGQDMFSRIVWGSRVVLYVVFIATLLSMAIGIPLGLLSGYHGGKIDRTLSVIMDSIYAFPALILAMVIAVVLGPSPINTAIAISFVYVPTYFRMVRGQTLSFTGQLFVEAAHAIGARDREVMFKYILPNLAPTILVVFTLSVADAILTEAGLSFLGLSVTPPTPDWGYDLRVGQPFLLDGYWWLVFFPGIMIMLLAMAFALIGEALSERLSLGTR is encoded by the coding sequence ATGGAAATAGCGGGAAAACTTACGGAGTTCGTCTTCGGGAAGAAGCCCGGCAGGGGCATGCTCATCTTCGGCATAATCATCGTCCTCATCGTCGTAATCATGGCGGTTTTTGCACCATGGATAGCCCCATACGACCCGACGCAGAGCAGCGACGACGTCTTCGCCCCACCGAGCCACGACCACCTCATGGGGACCAACAGGCTCGGCCAGGACATGTTCTCGAGGATAGTCTGGGGTTCAAGGGTCGTCCTCTACGTCGTCTTCATAGCGACTCTGCTCTCAATGGCGATAGGAATTCCTCTGGGACTTCTCTCCGGCTACCACGGTGGAAAAATCGACAGAACGCTGAGCGTGATAATGGACAGCATCTACGCCTTCCCTGCTTTGATCCTCGCGATGGTCATCGCTGTGGTTCTGGGCCCGAGTCCGATAAACACCGCCATAGCTATAAGCTTCGTCTACGTGCCGACCTACTTCAGGATGGTCCGCGGGCAGACCCTCAGCTTCACCGGCCAGCTCTTCGTTGAAGCGGCCCACGCGATAGGTGCGAGGGACAGGGAGGTCATGTTCAAGTACATCCTGCCCAACCTGGCGCCAACCATACTGGTGGTCTTCACCCTCAGTGTCGCCGATGCCATATTAACCGAGGCCGGCCTGAGCTTCCTGGGACTGTCGGTAACGCCGCCGACGCCCGACTGGGGGTACGACCTGCGCGTCGGCCAGCCCTTCCTCCTCGACGGTTACTGGTGGCTGGTCTTCTTCCCGGGAATAATGATAATGCTCCTGGCCATGGCCTTCGCGCTGATAGGAGAGGCCCTCAGCGAGAGGCTCTCCCTTGGAACGAGGTGA
- a CDS encoding ABC transporter ATP-binding protein: MLLEVKNLSIYYYTLAGVVKGAEKVTFSIDRGEWVTFVGESGSGKSTVAHAIMNIVPSPGRIVTGEVIFEGRDLLRLGKDELRDIRGKDISMIFQDPMTSLDPLRKVGDQMVEVMTVHGVPEEEARERAKELLEKVNLPPDRLDYYPHQLSGGQRQRISIAMAMAFNPKLLIADEPTTALDVIVQDSIMDLIDNLKAEGTSIYFVTHDISLAAERSDKIAVMYAGKLVEFGTVEQIVENPLHPYTRALIEAVPDLWKESEVRAIPGYPPDLRNPPRGCRFHPRCPVFRERPTLKGLCDAVEPEMIEYEKGHFVACHLYGGAGE; encoded by the coding sequence ATGCTGCTGGAGGTCAAAAATCTTAGCATCTACTACTACACCCTTGCGGGAGTCGTCAAGGGGGCCGAGAAAGTTACGTTCAGCATAGACAGGGGCGAGTGGGTCACCTTCGTCGGGGAGAGCGGGAGCGGGAAATCAACGGTCGCCCACGCGATAATGAACATCGTTCCATCACCTGGAAGGATAGTGACGGGGGAGGTTATCTTCGAGGGGAGGGACCTCCTGAGGCTCGGCAAGGACGAGCTGAGGGACATCAGGGGTAAGGACATCAGCATGATATTCCAGGACCCGATGACCAGCCTTGACCCCCTCAGGAAAGTCGGGGACCAAATGGTCGAGGTCATGACGGTTCACGGCGTCCCGGAGGAGGAGGCGAGGGAAAGGGCAAAGGAGTTGTTGGAGAAGGTAAACCTGCCCCCAGACAGGCTCGATTACTACCCGCACCAGCTCAGCGGTGGCCAGAGGCAGAGGATAAGCATAGCGATGGCGATGGCCTTCAACCCGAAGCTCCTCATCGCGGACGAACCGACGACCGCCCTAGACGTCATCGTGCAGGACTCCATAATGGACCTCATTGACAACCTCAAGGCGGAGGGGACGAGCATATACTTCGTCACCCACGACATCTCTCTTGCGGCTGAGAGGAGCGATAAGATAGCGGTAATGTACGCAGGAAAGCTCGTCGAGTTCGGAACCGTTGAGCAGATAGTCGAGAATCCTCTCCACCCTTACACAAGGGCGCTCATCGAGGCGGTTCCGGACCTCTGGAAGGAGAGCGAGGTCAGAGCAATTCCAGGATATCCCCCAGACCTCAGAAACCCACCGAGGGGATGCCGCTTCCACCCGAGGTGCCCGGTTTTCAGGGAGCGCCCGACCCTCAAGGGCCTCTGCGACGCGGTGGAACCTGAAATGATAGAGTACGAGAAGGGTCACTTCGTGGCCTGCCATCTCTACGGGGGTGCAGGGGAATGA